The following proteins come from a genomic window of Thiothrix unzii:
- a CDS encoding CmpA/NrtA family ABC transporter substrate-binding protein: MSNIHVTERRTFLKKATLALALTLGMGTGLLSTSAYAEIGKPEKADLKLGFIKLTDMAPLAIAYEKGFFEDEGLFVKLEAQANWKVLLDGVVDGQLDGAHMLAGQPLAATIGFGTKADIITPFSMDLNGNGITVSNAVWEKMKPHVEMKDGKPVHPIKAEALKPVIEEYKKGGKPFNLGMVFPVSTHNYELRYWLAAGGINPGTYAPAKDDIKGQIGADVMISVTPPPQMPATMEAGTIDGYCVGEPWNQQAVAKGIGVPVITDYEIWKNNPEKVFGITKAFAEKNPNTTARLVKALIRAAYWLDENNNANRKEAVEILSKPEYVGADKVVLANSMTGTFEYEKGDKRDVPDFNVFFRHNATYPYYSDAVWYLTQMRRWGQIGEPKDDKWFDETAKQVYRPDIFKTAAEALIAEGKLKKEDFPDFGAESGYKPATSDFIDGTSYDGTKPNEYIEQFKIGLKKDEKV, translated from the coding sequence ATGAGCAACATACACGTAACCGAACGCCGTACCTTCCTCAAGAAAGCGACGCTGGCGTTGGCATTAACATTGGGCATGGGTACTGGGCTGCTGAGCACCAGCGCATACGCCGAGATTGGCAAGCCGGAAAAGGCTGATCTGAAATTGGGTTTCATCAAGCTGACCGACATGGCTCCGCTGGCGATTGCCTATGAAAAAGGTTTCTTTGAAGACGAAGGCTTGTTCGTCAAGCTCGAAGCGCAGGCCAACTGGAAAGTTTTGCTGGATGGTGTAGTCGATGGGCAACTTGACGGCGCACACATGCTGGCAGGGCAACCACTCGCCGCCACCATCGGTTTTGGCACCAAGGCTGACATTATCACCCCGTTTTCGATGGACTTGAACGGCAACGGCATCACCGTTTCCAACGCGGTGTGGGAAAAAATGAAGCCGCACGTTGAAATGAAAGACGGTAAACCCGTCCATCCGATCAAAGCCGAAGCCCTCAAACCGGTTATTGAGGAATACAAGAAGGGTGGCAAACCTTTCAACCTCGGCATGGTGTTCCCGGTTTCCACCCACAACTATGAATTGCGTTACTGGCTGGCGGCTGGCGGCATCAACCCCGGCACTTACGCACCCGCCAAAGACGACATCAAAGGTCAGATTGGTGCGGACGTGATGATTTCTGTCACCCCGCCACCGCAAATGCCCGCTACCATGGAAGCAGGCACGATTGACGGCTATTGCGTCGGCGAACCTTGGAACCAGCAAGCTGTCGCCAAAGGTATCGGCGTACCAGTCATTACCGACTACGAAATCTGGAAAAACAACCCGGAAAAAGTCTTCGGTATCACCAAAGCATTTGCTGAAAAGAACCCGAATACCACAGCGCGTTTGGTAAAAGCCCTGATCCGTGCTGCTTACTGGTTGGATGAAAACAACAACGCCAACCGCAAGGAGGCCGTTGAAATCCTGTCCAAACCGGAATACGTCGGCGCAGATAAAGTGGTACTGGCGAATTCCATGACCGGTACGTTTGAGTATGAAAAAGGCGACAAGCGCGACGTGCCGGACTTCAACGTGTTCTTCCGCCACAACGCTACTTACCCGTATTACTCCGACGCAGTGTGGTATCTGACGCAAATGCGCCGCTGGGGTCAAATTGGCGAACCCAAGGATGACAAGTGGTTTGATGAAACTGCCAAGCAGGTTTATCGCCCGGACATCTTCAAAACCGCTGCTGAAGCTCTGATTGCCGAAGGCAAGCTGAAGAAGGAAGACTTCCCTGACTTCGGTGCGGAAAGCGGTTACAAGCCTGCGACCAGCGACTTTATCGACGGTACGAGTTACGACGGCACAAAGCCGAACGAATACATCGAACAGTTCAAGATCGGGTTGAAGAAAGACGAGAAGGTTTAA
- a CDS encoding ABC transporter permease, whose product MNSKQLFQTFAAPFLGILLFLAIWQVGAPKIVTSLGAVPGPVQVFEQFTGLVDEHRAARQKEVEFYQRQEERNATALAEDPNAEISVRPYTGKATFFDQIVTSIVTVMTGFVLAGFIAIPLGIVAGLSQTVYAALNPLIQLFKPVSPLAWLPIVTMIVSAVYVSDDPTFDKSFINSALTVLLCCLWPTIINTTVGVANISKDLQNVSKVLRLSWWTHVRKIVLPSAIPMIFTGLRLSLGIAWMVLIAAEMLAQNPGLGKFVWDEFQNGSSNSLGRIMVAVIVIGLIGFALDRGMLLLQRQVSWDKNAALR is encoded by the coding sequence ATGAATTCCAAGCAACTATTCCAGACCTTTGCCGCGCCGTTTCTCGGTATTCTGCTGTTTCTGGCGATTTGGCAGGTTGGTGCGCCCAAGATTGTAACGTCGTTGGGGGCAGTGCCGGGGCCGGTGCAGGTTTTCGAGCAATTCACCGGGCTGGTGGATGAGCATCGGGCGGCACGTCAGAAAGAGGTGGAGTTTTACCAGCGGCAAGAAGAGCGCAATGCTACCGCGTTGGCGGAAGACCCGAATGCTGAAATCAGTGTTCGCCCTTACACGGGTAAAGCGACGTTTTTTGATCAAATTGTGACGAGCATTGTCACGGTGATGACAGGTTTTGTATTGGCGGGGTTTATTGCGATTCCGCTGGGGATTGTGGCGGGCTTGAGCCAGACGGTGTACGCCGCGCTTAACCCGTTGATTCAGCTTTTCAAGCCGGTATCGCCGTTGGCTTGGTTGCCGATTGTGACCATGATCGTGAGTGCGGTGTATGTGTCGGATGACCCAACGTTTGATAAATCGTTCATCAACTCGGCGTTGACGGTGCTGCTGTGCTGTTTGTGGCCGACCATTATCAATACCACGGTGGGTGTCGCCAATATCAGCAAGGATTTGCAGAACGTCAGTAAGGTATTGCGCCTGAGCTGGTGGACGCATGTGCGCAAAATCGTGCTGCCTTCGGCGATTCCGATGATTTTCACCGGCTTGCGTTTATCGTTGGGGATTGCGTGGATGGTGCTGATTGCGGCGGAAATGCTGGCGCAAAACCCCGGTTTGGGCAAGTTCGTGTGGGATGAATTCCAGAACGGCAGCTCCAATTCGCTGGGGCGGATTATGGTGGCGGTGATTGTGATTGGTTTAATCGGTTTCGCGCTGGATCGCGGCATGTTGCTGCTGCAACGTCAGGTGTCGTGGGATAAAAACGCGGCATTGCGTTAA
- a CDS encoding CmpA/NrtA family ABC transporter substrate-binding protein has product MKQDLRIGFLPLTDCAVLVAALERGFFEKYGLHVTLQREVSWANIRDRVAFGELDAAHMLAPMPLAATLGIDGLGIPMQAAFSLGLNGSAITVASPLMQAMREHYPQALCTAPVRAHGLKRLLDAQMPRKLVFGCVYPFSQHHYLLQAWLQDGGLVLGQDVEIRVIPPQQMVESLAQGQIDGYCAGEPWNQQAVSRGIGQVAVTSYDLWNNGPEKVLGVTQAWAEANPETHQALLCALLEAAQWLDEPHNRVRIAELLTRPEYLDVPLALIQPPLLGRYRYAPDEPERLLPDFNVFARYAANFPWHSHGEYFLAQMHATGQLATLPTDPAALLTKVYCTPLYRLAAETLSLPYPTVDYLPSVHCLAPWVLRDASQLIAMGNSYVALERLRL; this is encoded by the coding sequence ATGAAACAAGATTTGCGCATCGGCTTTTTGCCCCTAACCGATTGTGCTGTGTTAGTCGCAGCGTTGGAACGCGGTTTCTTTGAAAAATACGGTCTGCACGTCACCTTGCAGCGCGAAGTGTCTTGGGCAAATATTCGTGACCGCGTGGCATTCGGCGAACTTGATGCGGCGCACATGCTTGCCCCCATGCCTTTGGCGGCAACGCTGGGCATCGACGGTTTGGGGATTCCGATGCAAGCCGCGTTCAGTCTTGGTCTGAATGGCAGTGCGATTACTGTTGCCAGCCCCTTGATGCAAGCCATGCGCGAACATTACCCGCAAGCATTATGCACCGCCCCGGTGCGAGCGCACGGTCTCAAGCGTCTTTTAGATGCGCAAATGCCGCGCAAACTGGTGTTCGGTTGCGTCTACCCTTTCTCACAGCACCATTATTTGTTGCAGGCATGGTTGCAGGATGGCGGTCTGGTGTTGGGGCAGGATGTGGAAATTCGCGTGATTCCCCCGCAGCAAATGGTCGAATCCTTGGCGCAAGGTCAGATTGACGGTTATTGCGCGGGTGAACCGTGGAATCAGCAAGCGGTCAGTCGGGGTATTGGGCAGGTTGCCGTTACCAGTTACGATTTGTGGAACAATGGCCCTGAAAAAGTGCTGGGTGTGACCCAAGCGTGGGCTGAAGCCAACCCTGAAACGCATCAAGCCTTGCTGTGTGCCTTGCTCGAAGCCGCACAATGGTTGGACGAGCCGCATAATCGCGTGCGGATTGCTGAACTGCTAACCCGACCGGAATATTTGGATGTGCCGCTTGCCTTGATCCAGCCGCCGTTGTTGGGGCGTTACCGTTACGCGCCGGATGAACCGGAACGTTTGCTGCCTGATTTCAATGTGTTTGCGCGTTATGCTGCCAATTTCCCTTGGCATTCGCACGGCGAGTATTTCTTGGCGCAAATGCACGCAACAGGTCAGTTGGCAACTTTGCCCACTGACCCTGCGGCACTGCTGACGAAGGTGTATTGCACGCCGTTGTATCGTTTGGCGGCTGAAACTCTGAGCTTGCCGTATCCGACGGTGGATTATCTGCCGTCAGTTCATTGTCTCGCGCCGTGGGTGTTGCGCGATGCCAGCCAACTAATCGCGATGGGGAATAGTTACGTGGCGTTGGAACGGTTGCGGCTATAA
- a CDS encoding IS256 family transposase, which yields MERLDPKLMDDLLSDCKTPADVKNLYSQLLQRMINRSLEAELDVHLNYDKGERSEAGQRRSNTRNGKGNKTIKGEFGELQVETPRDRDGSFEPKLIQKRQIRLAGMEEHILTLYAKGMTTRDIEDTIKRLYGVDISHTLIAEVTEAVQGEAKAWQTRALDNIYPIVWLDGIVVKVQQDKQVINKSAHVVLAVNLRGEKDVLGIWLAENEGAKFWLSVLTELRHRGVQDIYVACMDGLNGLPEAVNAVFPKTLTQLCMVHMVRASLRYVTAKDTKGVVAALKRIYQSSTAEEAEHELEALDTEWGNKYKAVVRLWRGNWANVIPFFQFQPEIRKVIYTTNAIESLNMSLRKFTRNRRIFPNDSSALKSLYLAVREASQKWSVIHHWKPALQTFLLMFGEERVPLSAL from the coding sequence ATGGAACGCCTCGACCCGAAACTCATGGATGACTTACTCAGCGATTGCAAAACGCCTGCTGATGTCAAAAACCTTTACAGCCAGCTCTTGCAGCGGATGATCAACCGCAGCTTGGAAGCCGAATTGGATGTGCACCTAAACTACGACAAGGGTGAGCGTAGCGAAGCCGGGCAACGGCGCAGCAATACCCGTAACGGCAAAGGCAACAAGACCATCAAAGGCGAATTTGGTGAGTTGCAGGTAGAGACACCGCGTGACCGTGATGGCAGCTTTGAGCCGAAGTTGATACAAAAACGCCAAATACGGTTAGCAGGGATGGAAGAACACATCCTGACGCTGTACGCCAAAGGCATGACCACCCGCGACATCGAAGACACGATCAAACGCCTGTACGGGGTGGACATCTCGCATACGCTGATCGCGGAAGTAACCGAAGCCGTTCAGGGCGAAGCTAAAGCGTGGCAGACGCGAGCACTGGATAATATCTACCCGATTGTCTGGCTCGATGGGATTGTCGTTAAAGTTCAACAAGATAAGCAGGTCATCAATAAATCAGCCCATGTGGTATTGGCGGTCAACTTACGCGGTGAAAAGGACGTGTTGGGCATCTGGTTGGCAGAAAATGAAGGTGCCAAGTTCTGGTTATCGGTCTTGACGGAACTACGCCACCGGGGCGTACAAGACATCTACGTGGCGTGCATGGATGGCTTAAACGGCTTGCCTGAAGCCGTCAACGCGGTCTTCCCCAAAACGCTGACCCAGTTGTGCATGGTACACATGGTTCGCGCCAGCTTGCGCTACGTCACCGCCAAGGATACCAAAGGTGTGGTCGCTGCCCTCAAGCGCATTTACCAGTCCAGCACTGCTGAAGAAGCCGAACACGAACTGGAAGCCCTCGACACCGAATGGGGTAACAAATACAAAGCAGTCGTGCGTCTATGGCGCGGTAACTGGGCGAATGTCATCCCGTTTTTCCAGTTCCAGCCGGAGATCCGCAAAGTGATTTACACCACCAATGCGATTGAATCCCTGAACATGAGTTTGCGCAAGTTTACCCGCAACCGGCGCATCTTTCCCAATGACAGTTCAGCCCTCAAAAGCCTGTATTTGGCGGTACGCGAAGCCTCGCAAAAGTGGTCGGTCATTCACCACTGGAAACCCGCTTTGCAGACTTTTTTACTTATGTTCGGTGAAGAGCGGGTTCCGCTCTCCGCCCTATGA
- a CDS encoding Uma2 family endonuclease, with product MPPVHPRDYLSVEDYLAGEQRYEYVEGKVYARAGASTNHNRIAGNLYALIWNHQRGKPCEPMTSNILVKTTAKRFRYPDLMVVCNDDPSQDTYVRESPILISTAKT from the coding sequence ATGCCACCAGTACACCCACGCGATTACCTCAGCGTCGAAGACTACCTTGCAGGCGAACAGCGATACGAATACGTCGAGGGAAAGGTGTACGCAAGGGCAGGGGCAAGCACCAACCATAACCGTATTGCAGGCAATTTATATGCGTTAATCTGGAACCACCAGCGCGGCAAACCTTGTGAACCGATGACCAGTAACATACTGGTAAAAACCACCGCCAAGCGTTTTCGCTACCCCGATTTGATGGTGGTGTGTAACGATGACCCCTCGCAAGATACCTATGTCCGCGAAAGTCCGATTCTGATCTCAACCGCCAAAACGTAA
- a CDS encoding sigma factor-like helix-turn-helix DNA-binding protein produces the protein MTENKCNIEQVLEIPVTHINLPSRIKNKLESYNIKTIKDAKKFLENTPFIDGINKNSISESLTILSDFIENNKNLSPSEIDNIGDNRILVASTRDQDLSDSIDRIAYQVIKRIFHKDEERNINILDRRFSLKGYKKYTLEEIGTYNDVTRERVRQIEAKTLKTIYNILTTDSSKKVKVDITIREKFIRLESELESNGNIISEDSIIFLLKNNYQYQCQDNNKVVLLLEILGYEKLSNSFSITSLQLDSLYYSKNKISAKDIIKATSHIASLIKTPDKYSLFDIVVSNKKRKIKNISKNDIINLLSSSSCVECIDSDKEIFQTKIHCLSSAADKAYRILVNLGKPTHYRQIVKIINKQEATSSHDASLTRNITNQMVTDKRFTPIGKSGEWGLSEWNSVPNISSKDLMIKALHKKGEPMKAKEIHNEITKIRENIPLSSVNTYLVSHKDIFIRVDRETVN, from the coding sequence ATGACAGAGAATAAATGCAACATCGAACAAGTTCTTGAAATACCTGTAACGCACATAAACTTACCAAGTCGAATAAAAAACAAACTTGAATCATATAATATTAAAACCATCAAGGATGCAAAAAAATTTCTTGAGAACACTCCATTTATAGACGGAATAAATAAGAATAGCATTTCCGAGTCATTAACTATACTGTCGGACTTCATTGAAAATAATAAAAATTTAAGCCCCTCTGAAATTGATAATATAGGTGATAATAGAATATTAGTTGCATCAACGCGCGACCAAGACTTAAGCGACTCAATTGATAGAATTGCATATCAAGTTATAAAACGCATTTTCCACAAAGATGAAGAAAGAAATATTAATATTTTAGACAGAAGATTTTCACTTAAGGGCTACAAAAAATATACCTTAGAAGAAATAGGCACTTATAATGATGTAACAAGAGAGCGAGTTCGACAAATAGAAGCAAAAACGTTAAAAACGATCTATAACATTTTAACGACAGACAGTAGTAAAAAAGTCAAGGTTGATATAACAATCAGAGAGAAATTTATTCGACTTGAATCAGAGTTAGAATCAAATGGAAACATCATCAGCGAAGATTCTATAATTTTCTTGTTAAAAAATAATTATCAGTATCAATGCCAAGATAACAACAAGGTAGTATTGCTACTTGAAATATTGGGATATGAAAAACTATCAAACTCTTTTAGTATTACATCATTACAGTTAGATTCTCTGTATTACTCAAAAAATAAGATTTCAGCAAAGGATATAATAAAAGCAACATCCCACATTGCATCATTAATTAAAACCCCCGATAAATATTCACTATTTGATATAGTGGTATCGAACAAGAAAAGAAAAATCAAAAATATAAGTAAAAACGACATTATAAATCTTTTATCTAGTTCAAGTTGCGTTGAATGTATAGATAGTGATAAAGAAATATTCCAAACCAAAATCCATTGTTTATCTAGTGCCGCAGATAAAGCATACCGTATATTAGTAAATTTAGGAAAGCCTACACATTATCGACAAATAGTTAAAATCATAAATAAACAAGAAGCAACAAGTTCACATGATGCCTCGCTCACTAGAAATATCACAAATCAAATGGTTACAGATAAAAGATTTACTCCCATTGGAAAAAGTGGAGAATGGGGACTTTCCGAATGGAACTCAGTACCTAATATCAGCTCAAAGGACTTAATGATAAAAGCCTTGCATAAAAAAGGCGAACCAATGAAAGCAAAAGAAATACATAATGAAATAACTAAAATAAGAGAAAACATCCCATTAAGTTCCGTCAACACTTACTTAGTTTCGCATAAAGATATTTTTATACGAGTTGATCGAGAGACTGTAAACTGA
- a CDS encoding ABC transporter ATP-binding protein, whose translation MTTKHADHLLISQVSIDFPTPQGPFRALDKVDLRIEKGEFVSIIGHSGCGKSTVLNIVAGLYQATEGGVILDGREVNEPGPERAVVFQNHSLLPWLTAYENVELAVKQVFKGKKSKAEMREWIEHNLTLVHMDHAMHKRPDEISGGMKQRVGIARALAMQPQVLLLDEPFGALDALTRAHLQDSMMEIQATLGNTVIMITHDVDEAVLLSDRIVMMSNGPAASVGDIVTVNLPRPRNRVAMAESVEYMRCRKAVLSFLYERHGRKATPTPVADEEAQPARGNIVELKKVPAKEAA comes from the coding sequence ATGACAACAAAACACGCGGATCACCTGCTGATTTCACAGGTATCCATCGACTTTCCTACCCCGCAAGGGCCGTTCCGTGCGCTCGACAAAGTGGATTTGCGTATTGAAAAGGGTGAATTTGTGTCGATTATCGGGCATTCCGGCTGCGGCAAATCCACCGTGCTGAACATCGTCGCAGGCTTGTATCAAGCCACCGAGGGCGGGGTGATTCTGGATGGGCGCGAAGTCAATGAACCGGGGCCAGAACGCGCCGTGGTGTTCCAGAACCATTCCTTGTTGCCTTGGCTGACGGCGTATGAAAACGTCGAATTGGCAGTGAAGCAGGTGTTTAAGGGCAAAAAGTCCAAAGCCGAAATGCGCGAATGGATCGAACACAATCTGACGCTGGTACACATGGATCATGCCATGCACAAACGCCCGGATGAAATTTCCGGCGGGATGAAACAGCGGGTCGGGATTGCACGAGCCTTGGCGATGCAACCGCAAGTGCTGTTGCTGGATGAGCCTTTCGGCGCACTGGATGCCTTGACCCGTGCGCATTTGCAGGATTCCATGATGGAAATTCAGGCGACGCTGGGCAATACGGTGATCATGATTACCCACGATGTGGACGAGGCGGTGTTGCTGTCAGACCGGATTGTGATGATGTCGAATGGCCCGGCGGCAAGTGTGGGGGATATTGTGACGGTGAATCTGCCGCGCCCGCGTAATCGGGTGGCGATGGCGGAGTCGGTGGAATACATGCGTTGCCGTAAGGCAGTGTTGAGCTTTTTGTATGAGCGGCACGGGCGCAAGGCAACACCTACGCCAGTCGCGGATGAGGAGGCGCAGCCCGCAAGGGGTAACATCGTTGAGCTGAAAAAAGTGCCTGCCAAAGAAGCGGCATAA
- a CDS encoding DUF4124 domain-containing protein gives MPILLASLVGWASSASAEMYKWTDSSGKTHYSATPPPADVKAKNIEAEINLSSGKSKVSDAPKTDAAAPETKTETPTDKAVKPEEAAQASEKQHRSYCDQQKQALQQISTNSLVKYTDEKGERFLNAAEKQEKIASISKNIESMCGPEMFSSATGVAAAPANAAAKPASPATDTTTTGQTSGK, from the coding sequence ATGCCAATTTTACTGGCAAGCCTCGTCGGTTGGGCAAGTTCCGCCAGCGCAGAGATGTATAAATGGACAGATAGCAGTGGCAAAACACACTACAGTGCGACCCCACCGCCTGCTGATGTAAAAGCCAAAAATATTGAAGCTGAGATTAACCTATCCAGCGGTAAATCCAAGGTTTCTGATGCACCTAAGACTGATGCAGCAGCACCGGAAACTAAAACCGAAACACCAACTGACAAAGCTGTAAAGCCAGAAGAAGCGGCGCAAGCCAGCGAAAAACAGCACCGTAGTTATTGCGATCAACAAAAACAAGCACTGCAACAAATTTCCACAAATTCTCTGGTAAAATATACCGATGAAAAGGGCGAACGCTTCCTAAATGCGGCTGAAAAACAGGAAAAAATTGCTTCTATCAGTAAAAATATTGAAAGCATGTGTGGCCCTGAAATGTTTAGCAGTGCTACCGGCGTGGCGGCTGCACCAGCCAATGCCGCTGCTAAACCCGCATCACCAGCGACTGATACCACTACTACTGGACAAACTTCCGGCAAGTAA
- a CDS encoding YqaA family protein, giving the protein MADNAAMDYLLLFTSALLAATLIPAQSEAVLVGLLLNGQGAFWLLIAVATLGNTLGSVINWWLGRYLEHFQDKRWFPVKAASLARAQQWFQRYGWGVLLLSWLPIIGDPLTVVAGVMRMPLLPFVAVVAVVAVVAVAKGGRYGVLGWMVMG; this is encoded by the coding sequence TTGGCAGATAATGCCGCGATGGATTATCTGCTGCTGTTCACGTCGGCGTTACTCGCCGCGACCTTGATTCCCGCGCAATCGGAAGCCGTGCTCGTTGGGTTATTGCTCAACGGGCAGGGTGCGTTTTGGCTGTTGATTGCGGTGGCGACGTTGGGCAATACGCTGGGTTCGGTGATTAACTGGTGGCTGGGGCGTTATTTGGAACACTTTCAGGATAAACGCTGGTTTCCGGTGAAAGCGGCAAGCTTGGCACGGGCGCAACAGTGGTTTCAGCGTTATGGGTGGGGGGTGTTGTTGTTGAGTTGGTTGCCGATCATCGGTGATCCGCTGACGGTGGTGGCGGGGGTGATGCGGATGCCGTTGCTGCCGTTTGTGGCGGTGGTGGCGGTGGTGGCGGTGGTGGCGGTGGCGAAGGGTGGGCGGTATGGGGTGTTGGGGTGGATGGTGATGGGGTAG
- a CDS encoding ANTAR domain-containing response regulator, which yields MHKLMLVDHDPDRSASLEVALLAAGYAHIIRVGQGENLLAAVRTHQPDIILIDMQSPDRDTLESLRNVSREMPKPIVFFAEQSDLETTRAAISAGVSAYIVDDLPGKRLKSVLEVAIARFQEHQKLKDELEDYKSRLQDRKDVDKAKGILMQHRNLTEEEAYQLLRKMAMDRNMKIGEAARNFVAAMALLGGKF from the coding sequence ATGCATAAATTGATGTTGGTCGATCACGACCCCGACCGCTCTGCGAGTCTTGAAGTTGCGCTCCTCGCGGCTGGTTATGCTCACATTATCCGCGTCGGGCAAGGTGAAAACCTGCTCGCTGCGGTGCGTACCCACCAGCCCGACATTATCCTCATCGACATGCAAAGCCCCGACCGCGACACCCTCGAATCGCTGCGCAATGTTAGCCGCGAAATGCCCAAGCCCATCGTGTTTTTTGCCGAACAAAGCGACCTTGAAACCACCCGTGCTGCCATTAGTGCCGGAGTCAGTGCCTATATCGTCGATGATTTGCCGGGAAAGCGCCTGAAATCGGTGTTGGAAGTGGCGATTGCCCGTTTTCAAGAACACCAAAAGCTCAAAGATGAGCTGGAAGACTACAAATCCCGCTTGCAAGACCGCAAAGATGTGGATAAAGCCAAGGGCATTCTTATGCAACACCGCAACCTGACGGAAGAAGAGGCATACCAACTCCTGCGCAAAATGGCGATGGATCGCAATATGAAAATCGGTGAAGCTGCCCGCAATTTCGTCGCGGCAATGGCCTTGCTAGGGGGGAAATTCTGA
- a CDS encoding FMN-binding negative transcriptional regulator, whose product MYIPKHFAEHDQAEILRFIAANAFGTLVTVDAGVPFASHIPFLLEQGDTLTLSGHLAKANPQWQHLATNPQVLAMFQGAHAYVSPTWYEGAGVPTWNYTAVHVHGKVRVIHDTAWLQAQVERLSHYYEGDTPNAWIPSYPAKMLEAIVGFEITIESLQAKYKLSQNRSAADQHLVMQALDANGGEGERGVAALMAKRLEDDHASQN is encoded by the coding sequence ATGTACATCCCAAAACACTTTGCCGAACACGACCAAGCCGAAATCCTGCGCTTCATCGCCGCCAATGCATTTGGTACGCTGGTTACGGTTGATGCAGGTGTTCCCTTCGCCAGTCACATTCCGTTTTTGTTGGAACAGGGCGACACACTCACGTTGTCCGGGCATCTTGCCAAAGCCAATCCGCAATGGCAGCACCTCGCGACAAACCCGCAGGTGTTGGCAATGTTCCAAGGCGCACACGCCTACGTTTCACCCACATGGTACGAAGGCGCAGGCGTGCCCACTTGGAATTACACCGCTGTGCATGTCCACGGCAAGGTGCGTGTCATTCACGATACGGCATGGTTGCAAGCGCAGGTGGAACGCCTCAGTCATTACTATGAAGGCGATACCCCCAACGCTTGGATTCCCAGCTACCCCGCCAAAATGCTGGAAGCCATCGTTGGTTTTGAAATCACCATTGAGTCGTTGCAAGCCAAATACAAACTGAGCCAGAACCGCAGTGCTGCGGATCAACATCTTGTTATGCAAGCCTTGGATGCGAATGGCGGCGAAGGTGAACGCGGTGTGGCAGCATTGATGGCGAAACGTTTGGAGGATGATCACGCATCGCAAAACTGA